A portion of the Desulfosoma caldarium genome contains these proteins:
- a CDS encoding class I SAM-dependent rRNA methyltransferase, which translates to MQTLVVKRSCERRLLQGHRWVFSNEVESPLKMFAPGEWVQVVSTSGRRWGTGYVNPHSLIACRLVGSQNTEPTLEFFEQRLREALAFRERLYPGERTYRAVYGESDGLPGLVLDRYDSAWVMQITTAGMAPMTSKICEALVRLFNPAAVVARNDVSARALEGLPLEKQLLHGTVPEPLLVDLHGLKVRVDIWEGQKTGLFLDQRDNREALRRHVVGAEVLDLFCYQGLWSLVAARAGAARVLGVDASREAVRRAEADAQANGLKDRCAFQVQDVLQFLKRTPRESYDVIIMDPPALAKTKSALPNALKGYTDLNRRAMLVLRRGGLLVTCSCSYHLGEEAFYKMLVRAGQAAGRSLRLLEARGQALDHPALLAMPETRYLKCAFLEVR; encoded by the coding sequence ATGCAAACCTTGGTTGTGAAGAGAAGCTGCGAACGGCGGCTTTTACAAGGGCACCGCTGGGTGTTCAGCAACGAAGTGGAAAGCCCGCTCAAAATGTTTGCACCGGGGGAATGGGTTCAGGTGGTCTCCACGTCGGGCAGGCGGTGGGGTACGGGCTACGTGAACCCCCACAGCCTCATTGCTTGCCGCCTGGTGGGTTCTCAAAACACGGAACCGACTCTGGAATTTTTTGAACAGAGGTTGCGAGAGGCACTGGCTTTTCGCGAGAGGCTCTACCCAGGTGAACGGACGTACCGTGCGGTCTACGGAGAATCGGATGGGCTGCCGGGCCTTGTGCTGGACCGCTACGATTCGGCATGGGTGATGCAAATCACCACTGCCGGCATGGCCCCCATGACCTCAAAGATTTGTGAAGCTCTGGTGCGGCTGTTTAACCCCGCTGCCGTGGTGGCTCGAAACGACGTCTCCGCTCGCGCTTTGGAAGGCTTGCCACTGGAAAAGCAGTTGCTTCACGGCACCGTTCCAGAACCCTTGCTGGTGGACCTGCACGGGTTAAAGGTACGAGTGGATATTTGGGAAGGGCAAAAAACGGGGCTTTTTTTGGACCAAAGAGACAATCGCGAGGCGCTGCGCCGGCATGTTGTGGGTGCCGAGGTGCTGGATTTGTTTTGCTACCAGGGCCTGTGGAGTCTCGTGGCGGCTCGAGCGGGCGCGGCACGAGTGCTTGGCGTGGATGCGTCTCGAGAGGCGGTACGGCGAGCCGAAGCAGATGCCCAGGCCAACGGCCTCAAAGACCGATGTGCTTTTCAAGTGCAAGACGTTCTGCAATTCTTGAAACGCACGCCGCGGGAAAGCTATGATGTGATCATCATGGATCCGCCCGCGTTGGCCAAAACCAAAAGCGCGTTGCCCAACGCCCTCAAAGGTTACACTGACCTCAATCGCCGAGCCATGTTGGTTCTGCGCCGAGGCGGTCTTCTCGTGACATGCTCCTGCTCCTATCATCTTGGAGAAGAAGCCTTTTACAAAATGTTGGTGCGAGCGGGCCAGGCCGCGGGGCGATCGCTGC
- a CDS encoding Rne/Rng family ribonuclease: MTAQHLLINAHDPEELRVALVEGQSLEGFFIETATRGKVVGNIYKGTVVNVQPSLQAAFVDYGGERNGFLPLSEIHPDYYAVEVEGPPKIQEVIRPGQEVLVQVTKEEVGSKGAALTTYVSLAGRYLVLTPGQNQRGVSRKIEDEAQRERLKQMAQELEVPEQMGIIVRTAAENRTKREIQKDLRYLIRIWEGIFKKVQETPAPALIYRERDLAIRVVRDYFHPAIKSILVDHPEVYRQVKEFVRIISPRHQRLVKLDKGDAPLFNKFHLEEQIDQLFQKRVPLKSGGYLVIDSTEALVAIDVNSGKATREKVQEDNIYKVNMEAAEEIPRQLRLRDLGGLVVVDFIDMRQAQHIRNVERRVREEVKKDKAKVKVGKISSFGLLEISREHLGLSIQLSSYRACPLCSGTGMVRSTETSAVWYLRKIWNALLKEDVVAVRAHLAADVAHYLLNRKRKDLMALEEQFQKDIIIEASPHLAPHEGHLECVSAEATSPTQ, translated from the coding sequence ATGACCGCACAGCATCTGCTCATCAATGCCCACGACCCGGAAGAATTGCGCGTGGCCTTGGTCGAAGGCCAATCCCTGGAAGGTTTTTTCATTGAAACGGCCACCCGAGGCAAGGTGGTGGGCAACATCTACAAAGGCACTGTGGTGAATGTGCAGCCGTCGTTACAGGCGGCTTTTGTGGATTACGGTGGAGAACGCAACGGTTTTTTGCCTCTCAGCGAAATCCACCCGGACTATTACGCCGTCGAGGTCGAGGGGCCTCCCAAGATTCAAGAGGTGATTCGCCCAGGTCAGGAAGTGCTGGTGCAGGTGACCAAGGAGGAGGTGGGAAGCAAGGGTGCAGCACTGACCACCTACGTGTCTCTGGCCGGCCGCTACCTCGTGCTGACGCCGGGCCAGAACCAACGTGGTGTGTCCCGAAAGATCGAAGACGAAGCCCAAAGGGAACGCCTCAAACAGATGGCCCAGGAATTGGAAGTTCCCGAACAGATGGGCATCATTGTGCGCACGGCGGCCGAAAACCGCACCAAGCGGGAAATTCAAAAAGATCTGCGCTACCTCATTCGTATCTGGGAAGGCATTTTCAAAAAGGTGCAGGAAACCCCGGCGCCGGCTTTGATCTATCGCGAAAGGGATCTGGCCATTCGCGTGGTGCGCGATTATTTTCATCCGGCCATCAAGTCTATCTTGGTGGATCATCCCGAAGTGTATCGGCAGGTCAAGGAATTTGTTCGCATCATTAGTCCACGACACCAGCGCCTGGTCAAGCTCGACAAAGGGGATGCCCCCCTTTTCAACAAATTTCATCTGGAAGAACAGATCGATCAGCTGTTTCAAAAGAGAGTGCCCTTGAAATCTGGGGGCTACCTGGTCATCGACAGCACGGAAGCCCTGGTGGCCATCGATGTCAATTCCGGCAAGGCCACCCGGGAAAAGGTGCAAGAAGACAACATTTACAAGGTCAACATGGAGGCGGCCGAAGAGATTCCTCGGCAATTGCGCTTGAGGGATTTGGGCGGACTGGTGGTAGTGGATTTCATCGACATGCGTCAGGCGCAGCACATTCGCAACGTGGAGCGCCGAGTGCGTGAAGAAGTGAAAAAAGACAAAGCCAAAGTGAAGGTGGGGAAGATTTCCTCCTTTGGGCTTCTGGAAATTTCACGGGAACACTTGGGCTTGAGTATTCAGCTCAGCTCCTACCGAGCCTGCCCTCTGTGCTCAGGAACCGGCATGGTCCGCTCCACTGAAACCTCGGCGGTTTGGTACCTTCGTAAAATCTGGAACGCTCTGCTCAAGGAGGACGTCGTCGCCGTGCGCGCGCACCTGGCGGCGGACGTCGCCCATTACCTGCTCAACCGCAAGAGAAAAGACCTCATGGCCCTAGAGGAACAGTTTCAAAAAGACATCATCATTGAAGCGTCCCCCCATCTGGCCCCGCACGAAGGTCATCTGGAATGCGTGAGCGCCGAAGCCACCTCGCCTACACAATGA
- a CDS encoding LOG family protein has protein sequence MKERQYIIDAMTIQDSWRLFKILAEFVEGFEVLMDIYPAVSIFGSARVRPGDATYELTVEIAKKLAQNGFNIITGGGPGVMEAGNKGAKEGGARSVGLNIALPMEQESNPYADVKIHFKYFFVRKVMFVKYAQAYVAMPGGFGTLDEVFEALTLMQTRRIKPFPIILVGSDYWSPLIHWMRHTLLPQGLISEEDPDLIMMADDADQVVKIIKKYVIV, from the coding sequence ATGAAAGAGCGTCAATACATCATCGATGCCATGACCATTCAGGACTCCTGGCGCCTTTTTAAGATTTTAGCGGAATTTGTGGAAGGCTTTGAAGTTTTAATGGATATTTACCCGGCCGTGTCCATCTTTGGATCCGCGCGCGTGCGCCCCGGCGATGCCACCTACGAATTGACGGTGGAGATTGCCAAGAAACTGGCGCAAAACGGATTCAACATCATCACGGGGGGTGGACCTGGCGTGATGGAAGCGGGAAACAAGGGTGCTAAGGAAGGCGGCGCTCGATCCGTAGGGCTCAACATCGCATTGCCTATGGAGCAGGAATCGAACCCTTACGCCGATGTGAAGATCCATTTCAAATACTTTTTCGTTCGCAAGGTCATGTTCGTCAAATACGCTCAGGCCTACGTGGCCATGCCCGGAGGCTTCGGCACCCTGGACGAAGTTTTTGAGGCGCTCACGCTGATGCAGACGCGGCGTATCAAACCTTTTCCCATTATTCTTGTGGGCAGCGACTACTGGAGTCCCCTGATCCATTGGATGCGCCACACCCTGTTGCCTCAAGGCCTCATTTCCGAGGAAGATCCCGACTTGATCATGATGGCCGATGATGCCGATCAGGTGGTCAAGATCATCAAAAAATACGTCATTGTGTAG